Proteins from a genomic interval of Tenacibaculum sp. SZ-18:
- a CDS encoding 2TM domain-containing protein — protein sequence MFAENHIEETQYLLAKNRLEDLKKFYKHLIVYAAVNLMISILKISKNLSNGETVELPIYDLNIYTVWFFWGIAIVIQAFKLFGMNFFLGKDWEERQIEKQINKIR from the coding sequence ATGTTTGCAGAAAATCATATAGAAGAAACTCAGTATTTACTTGCAAAAAATCGATTAGAAGATCTTAAGAAGTTTTATAAACATCTAATTGTTTATGCAGCTGTTAACTTGATGATATCAATTTTAAAAATTTCTAAAAACCTCTCAAACGGAGAAACCGTTGAATTACCTATATATGATTTGAATATCTATACGGTATGGTTTTTTTGGGGAATTGCAATTGTAATTCAAGCGTTTAAATTATTTGGAATGAATTTTTTTCTTGGAAAAGATTGGGAGGAAAGACAAATTGAAAAACAAATAAATAAAATTAGATAA
- a CDS encoding GNAT family N-acetyltransferase has product MEIIIADISHSVYAQEICETIENAAKIRGTGIAKRKPEYVISKMKEGNAVIALDGKKFAGFCYIESWSHGKFVANSGLIVHPNYRGHGLSIKIKQKIFDHSRMKFPEAKVFSITTGLAVMKLNSNLGYKPVTFSELTTDETFWNGCKTCVNYDVLRRTNQKMCLCTGMLYDPATENNSQPKRRIKEKTFSRLKSIKQHLFLKKEKK; this is encoded by the coding sequence ATGGAGATCATTATTGCCGATATTTCACATAGTGTTTATGCACAAGAAATCTGCGAAACTATTGAAAATGCTGCTAAAATCAGAGGAACCGGTATTGCCAAAAGAAAACCAGAATATGTTATTTCGAAAATGAAAGAAGGAAATGCTGTAATCGCTTTAGATGGTAAAAAATTTGCCGGATTTTGTTATATCGAATCTTGGAGTCACGGAAAATTTGTAGCCAATTCTGGATTAATAGTACATCCGAACTACAGAGGTCATGGTTTATCTATAAAAATCAAACAAAAGATTTTTGATCATTCTAGGATGAAATTTCCAGAAGCTAAAGTATTTAGTATTACAACAGGATTAGCTGTAATGAAACTAAATAGTAATTTAGGTTATAAACCCGTTACCTTCTCCGAACTTACTACAGATGAAACCTTTTGGAATGGATGCAAAACTTGTGTGAATTATGATGTTTTAAGAAGAACGAATCAAAAAATGTGTTTATGTACTGGAATGTTATATGATCCAGCTACAGAAAATAATAGTCAGCCTAAAAGAAGAATTAAAGAAAAAACATTCTCTAGGTTGAAAAGCATCAAACAACATTTATTCTTAAAAAAAGAGAAAAAATGA
- a CDS encoding LytR/AlgR family response regulator transcription factor, translating into MNVLIIEDEKPAARRLNRMLNHLDIEVNTMLHSVEEALNWFESNEHPDLIFLDIQLSDGLSFEIFEEIPVKSAIIFTTAYDEYALKAFKLNSIDYLLKPIDDDELKVAVDKYKQQQPTESSLQVNIDEIRKLLINPIDRKYKKRFTIKIGQHIKIIHTDNIECLYSENKSTYIHTSENRNYLIDHSLEHWHDQLNPEVFFRVNRTFIVHINAIKDIVAYSNSRLKLVLHSYDEQEIIVSRERVKDFKNWID; encoded by the coding sequence ATGAATGTACTTATCATTGAAGACGAGAAGCCAGCAGCAAGACGATTAAATAGAATGTTAAATCATCTTGATATTGAGGTGAATACCATGTTGCATTCTGTTGAGGAAGCATTAAATTGGTTCGAATCTAATGAACATCCAGATTTGATATTCTTAGATATTCAATTATCAGATGGTTTGTCATTTGAGATTTTTGAAGAAATTCCTGTGAAGTCGGCAATTATTTTTACCACTGCTTATGATGAATATGCGTTAAAAGCGTTTAAACTAAATTCTATTGATTATTTATTAAAACCCATCGACGACGATGAGTTAAAAGTTGCTGTTGATAAGTATAAGCAGCAACAGCCTACGGAAAGTAGTTTACAAGTGAACATTGATGAAATTCGTAAGCTTTTAATAAATCCGATTGATAGAAAGTATAAGAAACGTTTTACTATTAAAATCGGACAACATATTAAAATTATACACACTGATAATATAGAATGTTTGTATTCTGAAAATAAATCTACTTACATTCATACAAGTGAAAATAGAAACTACCTTATAGATCATTCTTTAGAACATTGGCATGATCAGCTTAACCCAGAGGTATTCTTTAGAGTAAATAGAACATTTATTGTTCATATTAATGCTATAAAAGATATTGTAGCTTATAGTAATTCTAGATTAAAACTTGTTTTGCATTCTTATGATGAACAAGAAATTATAGTTAGTAGAGAGCGAGTAAAAGATTTTAAAAATTGGATAGATTAA
- the argG gene encoding argininosuccinate synthase — protein MKKLVLAYSGGLDTSYCAVHLSKDKNFEVHAVSVNTGGFTQNEIQNIENKAYELGVKTYKNINAIDNYYEKVIKYLIFGNVLKNNAYPLSVSAERIIQAIEIINYAKSIGAQYIAHGSTGAGNDQVRFDLIFNTLAPEIKIITPIRDQKLSRQAEIEYLKSHGVEMKWEKAKYSINKGLWGTSVGGDETLTSHLPLPNEAFPSQLETTTEQSISIRFKNGEPIALNSKEGDPSTIIEELNKLASKFAIGRDIHVGDTILGIKGRVGFEAPGALVLIKAHHLLEKHVLTKWQLQHKDYIANWYGTHLHEGLYLDPVMRDLEALLGSSQKHVTGEVFITLKPYHFSLDGITSQNDLLQSKFGSYGEMNNAWTAEDAKGFINIYGNQTKIFQNTVNHD, from the coding sequence ATGAAAAAATTAGTATTAGCATATAGTGGAGGATTAGATACCTCGTATTGCGCTGTTCATTTATCAAAAGATAAAAACTTTGAAGTGCATGCTGTTAGTGTAAATACAGGAGGATTTACTCAAAACGAAATACAAAATATAGAAAATAAAGCATATGAATTAGGTGTAAAAACCTACAAAAACATAAATGCTATTGATAATTACTACGAGAAAGTAATTAAATATTTGATCTTTGGTAATGTTTTAAAAAACAACGCCTACCCTTTATCTGTAAGTGCAGAAAGAATTATTCAAGCCATTGAAATCATCAATTATGCAAAGAGCATTGGAGCTCAATATATTGCTCATGGAAGTACAGGTGCAGGAAATGATCAAGTTAGATTCGACTTAATTTTTAATACACTGGCTCCAGAAATTAAAATCATTACACCAATTAGAGATCAAAAATTAAGTAGACAAGCTGAAATTGAATACTTAAAAAGTCATGGTGTTGAGATGAAATGGGAAAAAGCAAAATATTCTATTAATAAAGGCTTGTGGGGAACTAGTGTTGGTGGAGATGAAACCTTAACCTCTCACCTACCTTTACCAAATGAAGCTTTTCCATCTCAACTAGAAACCACAACTGAACAATCCATTTCAATTAGATTTAAAAATGGAGAACCAATCGCTTTAAATTCTAAAGAAGGGGATCCATCAACAATTATTGAAGAACTAAATAAACTCGCTTCTAAATTTGCAATTGGTAGAGATATTCATGTTGGAGATACTATTCTTGGAATAAAAGGTAGAGTCGGTTTTGAGGCTCCTGGAGCGTTAGTACTTATAAAAGCACATCATTTATTAGAAAAACACGTGCTAACAAAATGGCAATTACAACATAAAGATTATATCGCGAATTGGTATGGAACACATCTCCATGAAGGATTATACTTAGATCCTGTTATGAGAGATTTAGAAGCCTTATTAGGTAGCAGTCAAAAACATGTTACAGGTGAAGTATTTATTACTTTAAAGCCATATCATTTTTCTTTAGATGGAATTACTTCTCAAAACGATTTATTACAATCAAAATTCGGAAGTTATGGTGAAATGAATAATGCTTGGACTGCTGAAGATGCTAAAGGATTCATAAACATCTATGGAAATCAAACTAAAATCTTTCAAAACACCGTAAATCATGATTAA
- a CDS encoding 2TM domain-containing protein has protein sequence MSIANYFRSEFKKDLIVCLKMTLFFGVLFTLINRQFSVRGASIVFLFSALYSFILGLGNGVINEFLNGKWDWVKQTNSRVWAGIIATVIYTTLGVFLIHYIQYVLVFNNDFNVLFSDRLLFAHLFAIVLSLGVAAFFHAKSFMNEWKKTLNQETTQQQIVAKTETAKFETLKSQIDPHFLFNSLNVLTSLIGENPMQAEKFTTKLSKVYRYVLEQRNKELIPISEELKFAKTYMELLQMRFEDALEFEVPSSVSNSELKIVPLSLQLLLENAVKHNVVSSSKPLKISIFEDRGYLKIQNNVNPKEAIGKKSTKVGLQNIADRYGLISEEEVHIENNNKIFTVSLPLLLKTNNTMKIIDDFENSRYIKAVEKVEKMKEFYQNLITYLIFIPIFIFINLRFSPQFHWFYFPIIGWGIGVLFHGLEAYNYSLFLGKDWEEKKIKELMRKDKF, from the coding sequence ATGAGTATAGCAAATTACTTTAGAAGTGAGTTTAAAAAAGACTTAATTGTTTGTTTAAAAATGACTTTATTTTTTGGGGTTTTATTCACTCTAATTAACAGACAGTTTAGTGTAAGAGGAGCAAGTATAGTCTTTTTGTTTTCAGCTTTATACTCTTTTATTCTGGGTTTAGGTAATGGTGTTATAAATGAATTTTTAAATGGAAAATGGGATTGGGTCAAACAAACAAATAGTAGAGTTTGGGCAGGAATTATTGCAACAGTAATTTATACAACTTTAGGAGTTTTCTTAATTCATTATATCCAGTATGTCTTAGTTTTTAATAATGATTTTAATGTTTTATTCAGTGATAGACTATTATTTGCTCACTTATTCGCGATAGTTCTTTCTCTTGGTGTTGCAGCGTTTTTCCATGCGAAAAGTTTCATGAATGAATGGAAAAAAACATTGAATCAGGAAACAACACAACAACAAATTGTAGCAAAAACTGAGACCGCAAAGTTTGAAACATTAAAGAGTCAAATTGATCCACATTTCTTATTCAATAGTTTGAATGTATTGACTTCCTTAATTGGAGAGAATCCAATGCAAGCTGAGAAGTTTACAACAAAACTTTCTAAAGTTTATCGATACGTTTTAGAACAGAGAAATAAAGAGTTAATTCCTATTTCCGAGGAACTGAAATTTGCGAAAACATATATGGAATTATTGCAAATGCGTTTTGAAGATGCACTAGAATTTGAGGTTCCAAGTTCGGTGAGTAATAGTGAGTTGAAAATAGTTCCGTTATCGTTGCAGTTATTACTAGAAAACGCTGTAAAGCACAATGTAGTTTCCAGTTCAAAACCATTGAAGATTTCAATATTTGAAGATCGAGGATATTTAAAAATTCAAAATAATGTCAACCCAAAAGAAGCTATTGGCAAGAAAAGCACCAAAGTTGGATTACAAAATATTGCTGATAGATATGGTTTGATTTCTGAAGAAGAGGTGCATATTGAAAATAACAACAAAATATTTACGGTGAGTTTGCCACTGTTACTTAAAACAAACAATACAATGAAAATTATAGACGATTTTGAAAATAGTAGATATATAAAAGCAGTTGAGAAAGTAGAAAAGATGAAAGAATTTTATCAAAACTTAATTACGTACTTGATATTTATTCCAATATTCATCTTCATTAACTTACGTTTTTCACCACAATTTCATTGGTTTTATTTTCCAATTATTGGATGGGGAATCGGAGTTTTATTCCACGGATTAGAAGCTTATAACTATAGCTTGTTCTTAGGAAAAGACTGGGAAGAAAAGAAGATCAAAGAATTAATGAGGAAAGATAAATTCTAG
- a CDS encoding MFS transporter — protein MVSFFPKIETLHRKVFFLIIIVTAQFLCTSLWFAGNGVMSYLIDEFNLLENSLANLTSAVQLGFISGTLIFALLNIADRFSPSKVFFFCSLIGALFNLGIMINSNTIVSLIVLRFFTGFFLAGIYPIGMKIAADHFKKQLGKSLGFLVGALVLGTAFPHLLSVLKTSFPWESVIASTSILAVLGGGAILAFVPDGPHRKKSSKLKLGAIIQVFKNKPFRSAAFGYFGHMWELYTFWTFVPIILKMYNDSHANDTINISLWAFIIISIGSIACVSAGYLSLRWKEKSIAMIALSISGICCLVSPSIFYLNKVSLLIFLLIWGYTVIMDSPLFSTLVAKNADSEIKGTALTIVNCIGFSLTILSLQTINIIGNYIPKEYLFTVLAIGPIFGLIMLSKKLN, from the coding sequence ATGGTAAGTTTTTTCCCTAAAATTGAAACTTTGCATAGGAAAGTCTTTTTTTTAATTATAATAGTTACTGCTCAGTTTCTATGTACCTCATTATGGTTCGCAGGTAATGGAGTGATGAGTTATTTAATAGATGAATTTAATTTATTAGAAAACTCTTTAGCAAATTTAACTTCAGCTGTTCAACTTGGATTTATTTCTGGCACCTTAATTTTTGCATTACTCAATATTGCAGATCGTTTTTCTCCTTCTAAAGTATTTTTCTTTTGTTCATTAATTGGCGCCTTATTCAATTTAGGTATTATGATTAATTCTAATACTATTGTTAGCTTAATCGTATTACGCTTTTTTACGGGGTTCTTTTTAGCCGGAATTTATCCAATTGGGATGAAAATTGCTGCAGATCATTTTAAAAAACAACTTGGGAAATCTTTAGGTTTTTTAGTTGGTGCTTTAGTATTAGGAACTGCTTTTCCTCATTTATTATCCGTTTTAAAAACATCTTTTCCTTGGGAATCAGTAATTGCGAGTACATCAATTCTTGCTGTTTTAGGAGGAGGTGCTATTTTAGCTTTTGTGCCTGATGGTCCTCACCGAAAGAAGAGCTCAAAATTAAAATTAGGTGCAATAATCCAAGTATTTAAAAACAAACCTTTTAGATCTGCCGCTTTCGGATACTTTGGTCATATGTGGGAATTATATACTTTTTGGACATTTGTTCCTATAATTCTTAAGATGTATAATGATTCACATGCTAATGATACAATTAATATTTCCTTGTGGGCATTTATAATCATTTCAATTGGAAGTATTGCATGTGTTAGCGCAGGTTATCTATCCTTAAGATGGAAAGAAAAAAGTATTGCAATGATAGCATTAAGCATCTCTGGAATTTGCTGTTTAGTGTCTCCCTCTATTTTTTACCTAAATAAAGTATCACTGTTAATATTCTTATTAATTTGGGGGTATACTGTGATAATGGATTCTCCCTTATTTTCTACTTTGGTGGCAAAAAACGCGGATTCTGAAATTAAGGGAACTGCCTTGACTATTGTTAATTGTATTGGTTTTTCATTGACAATATTAAGTCTACAAACTATTAATATAATTGGAAATTATATACCTAAAGAATACTTGTTCACTGTGTTAGCAATTGGACCAATATTCGGGTTGATAATGTTATCGAAAAAATTAAATTAA
- the argC gene encoding N-acetyl-gamma-glutamyl-phosphate reductase: MIKVGIIGGAGYTAGELIRLLIHHKEVEIDFVFSTSNAGNKISHIHQDLVGTTEQKFTDSVNTQADVVFLCLGHGNSGKFLAQYEFSNNTKIIDLSNEFRLVNDSEFQGNSYIYGLPELHKTEIQKAKYIANPGCFATAIQLAIIPLAHHKLIKTDVHINAVTGATGAGTSLSKTTHYTWRDNNFSYYKPFTHQHLGEIYQTIEHLNGNNNNKVYFLPNRGNFSRGIFATVYTKFDDSLDTAIELYKDFYKDAAFTFVCDDFLHLKQVVNTNKCLLHLHKHEDQLLITSCIDNLLKGASGQAIQNMNLMFGFVESEGLQLKANFF; the protein is encoded by the coding sequence ATGATTAAAGTTGGAATTATAGGTGGTGCTGGCTATACGGCTGGAGAATTAATAAGATTATTAATACATCACAAAGAAGTAGAAATAGATTTTGTTTTTAGTACTTCCAATGCCGGAAATAAAATTAGCCACATACATCAAGATTTAGTGGGAACTACAGAGCAAAAGTTCACAGATTCAGTAAATACACAAGCAGATGTTGTTTTCTTATGTTTAGGACATGGAAATTCAGGGAAATTCTTAGCACAATATGAATTTTCGAACAACACTAAAATCATTGATTTGAGTAATGAGTTCAGATTGGTAAACGACTCGGAATTCCAAGGAAATTCGTACATCTACGGTTTGCCTGAACTTCACAAAACTGAAATTCAAAAAGCAAAGTATATTGCGAATCCTGGTTGTTTTGCTACTGCAATTCAACTGGCTATTATTCCATTAGCTCATCACAAGTTAATCAAAACAGACGTTCATATAAACGCTGTTACAGGAGCAACGGGCGCTGGAACAAGTTTATCTAAAACAACACATTATACTTGGAGAGATAATAATTTTTCATATTACAAACCTTTTACACATCAACATTTAGGTGAGATTTATCAAACTATTGAGCACTTAAATGGAAACAATAATAATAAGGTATATTTCTTACCTAATAGAGGAAACTTTTCAAGAGGAATATTTGCTACGGTGTACACCAAATTTGATGATTCTTTAGATACAGCAATTGAACTCTACAAAGACTTTTATAAAGATGCCGCTTTTACTTTTGTTTGTGATGATTTTCTTCATCTCAAACAGGTTGTAAACACCAATAAATGCTTACTTCATTTACATAAACATGAAGATCAATTATTAATTACAAGTTGTATTGATAATTTATTAAAAGGTGCCTCTGGACAGGCGATTCAAAATATGAATTTGATGTTTGGGTTTGTGGAATCAGAAGGATTACAACTAAAAGCTAACTTTTTCTAA
- the proC gene encoding pyrroline-5-carboxylate reductase codes for MKIAIIGTGNLGKSIAKGLIINNAITTLYLTKKNIQEIEEFNGYGNVTVTTNNLEAVQNSDILIFAVQPKHFESILNSSKDSLTDKHVIISTITGFSIEKIEAVVGQDHHIIRAMPNTAIAVGKSMTCLCANAKGNNRIELAKAIFNRLGNSMAISENLMQSATVVCASGIAFWMRLIRATTQAAIQLGFDAKEAQELAMFTSEGAANLLIESGNHPEQEIDRVTTPKGCTIEGLNEMEHKGLSSSLIQGMVASYNKINTIKKEQI; via the coding sequence ATGAAAATAGCAATCATAGGAACAGGAAATTTAGGAAAATCAATAGCCAAAGGTTTAATTATTAATAATGCTATTACAACCCTATATCTAACTAAAAAGAATATTCAAGAAATAGAGGAATTCAATGGATATGGAAATGTTACGGTAACAACTAATAATCTGGAAGCAGTTCAAAATTCTGATATTTTAATCTTTGCCGTTCAGCCAAAACACTTTGAAAGTATTTTGAATAGCAGCAAAGATTCGCTAACGGATAAACATGTTATTATTTCTACAATTACTGGATTTTCAATTGAAAAGATTGAAGCTGTTGTAGGTCAAGATCATCATATCATTAGAGCAATGCCAAATACTGCCATTGCGGTTGGAAAGTCAATGACTTGTTTATGTGCAAATGCAAAAGGAAACAATCGTATTGAATTGGCCAAAGCTATTTTTAATAGACTCGGAAATTCAATGGCAATCTCAGAAAACTTAATGCAATCGGCAACTGTTGTTTGTGCAAGTGGAATAGCTTTCTGGATGCGTTTGATAAGAGCTACAACACAAGCTGCAATCCAATTAGGTTTTGATGCGAAAGAAGCTCAAGAATTGGCCATGTTTACAAGTGAAGGTGCAGCTAATTTACTTATAGAATCTGGAAATCATCCTGAACAGGAAATAGATAGAGTTACTACTCCTAAAGGATGCACTATTGAAGGACTAAATGAAATGGAACACAAAGGTTTAAGTTCCTCATTAATTCAAGGGATGGTAGCATCATACAATAAAATTAACACGATTAAAAAAGAACAAATATGA
- a CDS encoding aspartate aminotransferase family protein → MSLFNVYPLFDITPVKANDVYVYDENGTQYLDLYGGHAVISIGHSHPTYVEKLTKQLSNIGFYSNSIQNPLQQELANRLTVLSNCESYELFLCNSGAEANENAIKLASFHTGKHKIVAFKNAFHGRTSAAVAATDNTKIVAPVNAQQAVEFIEYGDVASLHDVLAKGDVCAVITEIIQGVGGLDEATTEFYKTVTTLCNTYGSLFIADEVQSGFGRTGDFFAFQKHGIEPDIISIAKGMGNGFPVGGILIHPKIKASFGLLGTTFGGNHLACAASLSVLETIEKENLLENVKEISSYFINKVQQISEIRNIKGRGLMLGLEFDFPIAELRKDLIFNHHIFTGSSKNPNLLRILPSLTVKKEHVDVFINALIKALTNITSNIPKK, encoded by the coding sequence ATGAGTTTATTTAATGTTTACCCATTATTCGATATTACACCTGTAAAAGCTAATGATGTTTACGTGTACGATGAAAACGGAACACAGTATTTAGACTTATATGGTGGACATGCTGTAATTTCAATTGGTCATTCACATCCTACTTATGTTGAAAAGTTAACCAAACAGCTTTCCAATATTGGTTTCTATAGTAACTCAATTCAAAACCCGTTACAACAGGAACTAGCAAATAGATTGACTGTACTTTCTAATTGTGAATCTTACGAATTATTCTTGTGTAATTCAGGTGCCGAAGCAAACGAAAATGCAATTAAATTAGCTTCTTTTCATACAGGAAAACACAAAATTGTTGCTTTTAAAAATGCGTTTCATGGTAGAACTTCTGCTGCAGTTGCCGCAACTGATAATACTAAAATTGTAGCACCCGTAAATGCGCAACAAGCGGTAGAATTTATTGAATATGGAGATGTCGCTTCTCTGCATGATGTATTGGCTAAAGGAGATGTTTGTGCCGTAATTACCGAAATTATTCAAGGTGTTGGTGGATTAGATGAGGCAACTACTGAATTCTATAAGACAGTTACAACTTTATGCAACACATATGGAAGTTTATTTATTGCAGATGAAGTTCAATCTGGATTCGGAAGAACAGGAGATTTCTTCGCTTTTCAAAAGCACGGAATTGAACCAGACATTATTTCTATAGCTAAAGGAATGGGCAACGGATTTCCTGTTGGAGGAATACTTATTCATCCGAAAATTAAAGCCTCTTTTGGTTTGTTAGGAACAACTTTCGGTGGAAACCATTTAGCATGTGCTGCTTCATTAAGTGTTTTAGAAACCATAGAAAAAGAAAACTTATTAGAAAACGTAAAAGAAATTTCATCTTATTTTATAAATAAGGTTCAACAAATATCAGAAATCAGAAACATAAAAGGTCGGGGATTAATGCTTGGATTGGAGTTTGACTTTCCAATAGCAGAACTACGGAAAGATTTGATTTTTAATCATCATATCTTCACGGGAAGCTCAAAAAATCCGAACCTACTGCGTATTCTTCCTTCATTAACAGTTAAGAAAGAACATGTAGATGTATTTATAAATGCATTAATAAAAGCATTGACCAATATCACTTCTAATATACCCAAGAAGTAG
- a CDS encoding DUF2141 domain-containing protein has protein sequence MKILVTLTIALTTLFTNVMQDTKTITVTISNATSDKGSIKFGLHNKETFMVKKPLLVAESKIENGKCKIVFKNVPEGEYAITCFHDKNENGKMDFQPNGMPMEAYGASNNVMNFGPPRYDDAKFTVSDKDVSLDIRL, from the coding sequence ATGAAAATTTTAGTCACATTAACTATAGCATTAACAACATTGTTTACGAACGTAATGCAAGACACAAAAACTATTACAGTAACTATTTCAAACGCAACTTCTGATAAAGGATCAATTAAATTTGGTTTGCATAATAAAGAAACATTTATGGTTAAAAAACCTCTTCTAGTCGCAGAAAGTAAAATTGAAAACGGAAAGTGTAAAATCGTATTTAAGAATGTTCCAGAAGGAGAGTATGCAATTACTTGTTTTCATGATAAAAATGAAAATGGTAAAATGGATTTTCAACCAAATGGAATGCCTATGGAAGCTTATGGAGCATCAAACAATGTTATGAACTTTGGGCCTCCAAGATATGATGATGCAAAATTTACAGTTTCTGATAAAGATGTATCTTTAGATATTAGATTATAA
- a CDS encoding 2TM domain-containing protein: MENKYIEEHKYLKAKKKVKEIKGFYIHLTLFLLNTPIIIAVNLLTSPQFQWFWFSVLGWGAAIGIHGFLAFNENLLGKDWEEKKIRELMNKNNQ, translated from the coding sequence ATGGAAAATAAATACATAGAAGAACATAAATATTTAAAAGCAAAAAAGAAAGTCAAAGAAATTAAAGGTTTTTATATTCACTTAACACTTTTCCTTTTAAATACTCCGATAATTATTGCGGTAAACTTACTAACATCACCACAGTTTCAATGGTTTTGGTTTTCGGTATTAGGATGGGGTGCTGCTATAGGAATTCATGGGTTTTTAGCATTTAATGAAAACCTTTTAGGGAAAGATTGGGAAGAAAAGAAGATTCGTGAATTAATGAACAAAAATAATCAATAA
- a CDS encoding 2TM domain-containing protein has translation MKSNYSEEQRYLKAKKRVKDIKGFYGHLASYVGVNIFLTAIIVFGLMKDGNSFIDSITHFGAYSTWIFWGIGLCFHWLGVFGFGNVISKDWEERKIRELMEVDNRRDQKLLKK, from the coding sequence ATGAAATCAAATTATTCAGAAGAACAACGCTATTTGAAAGCGAAAAAAAGAGTGAAAGATATTAAAGGATTTTACGGACATTTAGCTTCATATGTTGGCGTAAATATCTTTTTAACAGCAATTATTGTTTTCGGATTAATGAAAGATGGAAATAGTTTTATAGATTCTATTACACATTTTGGAGCATATTCAACATGGATATTTTGGGGAATAGGTTTGTGTTTTCATTGGTTAGGGGTTTTTGGTTTTGGAAATGTAATTTCTAAGGACTGGGAAGAAAGGAAAATCAGAGAGTTGATGGAAGTAGACAATAGAAGAGATCAAAAATTACTAAAGAAATAA
- a CDS encoding formimidoylglutamase: MLQTFSQENINEFVSTRNGETKLGEYVQCISNNKNVEDELNSSNAKFVIIGIPEDIGVQMNYGNPGAHTAFIPALKALLNTQQNQFINGTEILVLGYLDFLNEVANFNPSDRKKGNELVEAIDTELSKWIRIISSSGKTPIIIGGGHNNAYGNLKGLSEAKKDAINVVNLDAHTDLRKLEERHSGNGFSYALKNQFLDKYFMFGLHENYTPQYIFEYIHDHINLDYNMYEEMEVYQTTSFNSELQRALNFVSEKSFGIEIDLDCIQYFPSSAMTPSGFTPKQTRQFVNYFGKHENASYLHICEGAPSVSNENTATTQVGKFISYLITDFIKATNFGQNK; encoded by the coding sequence ATGTTACAAACTTTTTCTCAAGAAAATATTAATGAGTTTGTTTCCACTAGAAATGGAGAAACAAAATTGGGTGAATATGTTCAATGTATTTCTAATAATAAGAACGTTGAAGACGAATTGAACAGCTCAAATGCCAAATTCGTTATTATTGGTATTCCTGAAGATATCGGTGTGCAGATGAATTATGGAAATCCTGGTGCTCATACAGCATTTATTCCTGCGTTAAAAGCTTTACTGAATACACAACAAAATCAGTTTATAAATGGGACTGAGATTTTGGTACTAGGATATTTGGATTTCTTGAATGAAGTTGCGAATTTTAATCCTTCCGATCGAAAAAAGGGAAATGAACTTGTTGAAGCCATAGATACTGAACTTTCGAAATGGATTAGAATAATTTCTTCAAGCGGAAAAACACCGATTATTATCGGAGGTGGACATAACAATGCTTATGGAAATTTAAAAGGATTATCTGAAGCAAAAAAAGATGCCATAAATGTGGTGAATCTTGATGCACATACTGATTTAAGAAAGTTAGAAGAACGTCATAGTGGGAATGGGTTTTCGTATGCTTTAAAAAATCAATTTCTCGATAAGTATTTCATGTTTGGTTTACATGAAAATTATACTCCACAATATATATTCGAATACATACATGATCATATTAATTTAGATTATAACATGTATGAAGAAATGGAAGTGTATCAAACTACATCTTTTAATAGTGAATTGCAACGAGCTTTAAACTTTGTTTCTGAAAAATCATTTGGTATTGAAATAGACTTAGATTGTATTCAATACTTTCCAAGCAGCGCAATGACTCCGAGTGGTTTTACTCCGAAACAAACAAGACAGTTCGTAAATTACTTTGGAAAACATGAAAACGCATCTTATTTACATATATGTGAAGGAGCGCCATCTGTTTCTAATGAAAATACGGCTACAACTCAAGTTGGGAAATTTATAAGTTACTTAATTACAGATTTTATTAAGGCTACAAACTTTGGACAAAACAAATAG